A window of the Emys orbicularis isolate rEmyOrb1 chromosome 1, rEmyOrb1.hap1, whole genome shotgun sequence genome harbors these coding sequences:
- the PRDM15 gene encoding PR domain zinc finger protein 15 — MAEDGSDETMFIWCEDCGQYHDSECPELGPVVTVKDSFVLSRARSSLPSNLEIRQLEDGTEGVFAVTQLVKRTQFGPFESKRVAKLEKESAFPLKVFQKDGPLVYFDTSNEDDCNWMMMVRAATEYEHQNLTAFQHDNDIYFTTSRDIPPGTELRVWYAAFYAKKMEKPVLKQVTSIANVSAPESSGPLEAESSQWTCKVCSSVFPEPQLLTEHLLSHLEQAKGVPQTSQNDATPEKPAEAPIADQPVTGEGAGANVDSRRTPRRGRKPKAAKAETPLVITEDKDPAVDRVAEIITEIPPDEAALPSAAEERIMELVLGKLPSTTNNISSVTKFAHHQNTMSLKRSLILSSRHGIRRKLIKQLGEHKRVYQCNICSKIFQNSSNLSRHIRSHGDKLFKCEECAKLFSRKESLKQHVSYKHSRNEVDSDYRYKCATCEKAFRIESALEFHNCRTDDKTFQCEMCFRFFSTNSNLSKHKKKHGDKKFACEICNKMFYRKDVMLDHQRRHLEGVRRVKREDFEHSTENMVRYKKEPSGCPVCGKVFSCRSNMNKHLLTHGDKKYTCEICGRKFFRVDVLRDHIHVHFKDIALMDDHQREEFIGKIGISSEENDDNSDESADSEPHKYSCKRCQLTFGRGKEYLKHIMEVHKEKGYGCSICNRRFALKATYHAHMVIHRENLPDPNVQKYIHPCEICGRIFNSIGNLERHKLIHTGVKSHACEQCGKSFARKDMLKEHMRVHDNIREYLCAECGKGMKTKHALRHHMKLHKGIKEYECKECHRKFAQKVNMLKHYKRHTGIKDFMCELCGKTFSERNTMETHKLIHTVGKQWTCSVCDKKYVTDYMLQKHIQLTHDKVEAQSCQLCGTKVSTRASMSRHMRRKHPEVLSVRIDDLEQLPEATTIDASSIGIVQPELTLEQGELPEGKHMKAPKRGHKRKQKPGEEEEVQVPEDPAFNEYTEKEAEFTGNVGDETNSAVQSIQQVVVTLGDPNVTAPSSSVGLTNITVTPITTAAGTQFTNLQPVAVGHLTAPERQLQLDNSILTVTFDTVSGSAMLHNRQNDIQIQPQPEAANPQSVAHFINLTTLVNSIAPLGNQIAEQHPLTWRAVPQTDVLPPQSQQTQQQSGQQQVQTEQQQQMYSY; from the exons GTCATCCCTTCCTTCCAATCTGGAGATCAGACAACTAGAAGATGGGACTGAAGGAGTATTTGCAGTGACGCAGCTTGTCAAACGTACCCAGTTTGGCCCATTTGAATCCAAGAGAGTTGCCAAATTGGAAAAGGAGTCAGCATTTCCACTGAAG GTTTTCCAGAAGGATGGGCCCCTGGTTTATTTTGATACCTCTAACGAAGATGACTGTAATTGGATGATGATGGTGAGAGCAGCCACTGAATATGAACACCAGAACCTGACTGCCTTCCAGCATGACAATGATATTTACTTCACCACCTCCCGGGACATCCCACCAGGAACTGAGCTGCGAGTGTGGTATGCAGCTTTTTACGCCAAAAAAATGGAAAAGCCAGTGCTGAAGCAGGTCACTAGTATTGCCAATG TGAGCGCTCCAGAGAGTAGTGGGCCCCTTGAAGCGGAGTCCAGCCAGTGGACATGTAAAGTGTGTTCATCTGTTTTCCCGGAACCTCAGCTACTGACAG AACATCTGTTGAGTCACCTGGAACAAGCCAAAGGAGTCCCCCAGACAAGCCAAAATGATGCAACTCCAGAGAAGCCTGCAGAGGCTCCCATTGCTGATCAGCCTGTGACTGGCGAAGGTGCTGGTGCCAACGTAGACTCCAGGAGGACTCCACGAAGGGGAAGAAAGCCCAAAGCAGCAAAAGCAGAAACGCCTCTTGTCATCACTGAAGATAAAGACCCAGCAG TGGATCGAGTAGCTGAAATTATAACAGAGATCCCACCTGATGAAGCAGCCCTTCCCTCTGCAGCGGAAGAGAGGATTATGGAACTGGTTTTAGGAAAGTTGCCAAGCACCACAAACAACATCAGTTCAGTAACAAA GTTTGCTCATCACCAAAACACCATGTCCCTCAAAAGAAGTTTAATTCTCTCCAGTAGACATGGAATACGTCGAAAGCTCATAAAGCAACTTGGGGAACACAAACGGGTATATCAGTGCAACATCTGCAGTAAGATCTTCCAGAACAGCAGCAACCTCAGCAGGCACATTCGGTCTCATG GTGACAAACTGTTTAAATGTGAGGAATGTGCAAAGCTGTTCAGCCGAAAAGAGAGCTTGAAGCAGCATGTTTCATATAAACACAGCAGGAATGAG GTCGACAGCGACTACAGGTACAAGTGTGCTACATGTGAAAAGGCCTTTCGGATAGAAAGTGCATTGGAATTCCACAATTGCAGAACAG ATGACAAGACATTCCAGTGTGAGATGTGTTTCAGGTTCTTTTCCACGAATAGTAACCTCTCCAAACACAAGAAGAAGCACGGGGATAAGAAATTTGCATGTGAAATCTGCAATAAAATGTTCTACCGGAAGGACGTCATGTTGGATCATCAAAGAAGACACTTGGAAG GGGTGAGGCGTGTGAAAAGAGAAGACTTTGAGCACAGCACGGAGAACATGGTGCGCTACAAGAAGGAACCCTCTGGATGCCCTGTGTGTGGGAAG GTATTTTCATGCAGGAGCAATATGAACAAACACCTCCTGACACACGGAGACAAGAAATACACCTGTGAAATCTGTGGACGTAAATTTTTCAGAGTGGACGTTCTTAGAGATCATATTCACGTCCATTTTAAG GACATTGCACTAATGGATGACCACCAGAGGGAAGAGTTCATTGGTAAAATCGGAATCTCATCAGAGGAAAACGATGACAACTCTGATGAAAGTGCAGATTCTGAGCCTCACAAGTATAGCTGCAAAAGGTGCCAG TTAACCTTTGGCAGAGGGAAGGAGTACCTAAAACACATAATGGAGGTTCACAAGGAGAAAGGCTATGGCTGTAGCATCTGTAATCGACGATTCGCCTTGAAGGCAACTTACCATGCTCACATGGTCATTCACCGGGAGAATCTGCCTGATCCAAATGTGCAGAA ATACATCCACCCATGTGAAATTTGTGGAAGGATTTTTAACAGCATCGGGAATTTGGAACGACATAAGCTTATACACACAG gtgtAAAAAGTCATGCGTGTGAGCAGTGTGGAAAGTCATTTGCCAGAAAGGACATGTTAAAAGAGCACATGAGAGTCCACGATAACATCCGAGAATACCTGTGTGCGGAATGTGGTAAAG gaatgaagacaaaacaTGCTCTGCGTCACCACATGAAACTCCACAAAGGGATTAAGGAATATGAATGCAAGGAATGCCATCGTAAATTCGCACAGAAGGTCAACATGCTGAAGCACTACAAAAGGCACACAG GGATCAAAGATTTTATGTGTGAGCTCTGTGGGAAGACATTTAGTGAGAGAAACACAATGGAGACTCATAAACTGATTCATACAG TGGGGAAACAGTGGACGTGTTCAGTCTGTGATAAAAAGTACGTCACTGATTACATGCTTCAGAAGCACATCCAGCTAACTCACGATAAGGTAGAAGCTCAGAGTTGTCAGCTCTGTGGGACAAAGGTTTCTACCAGAGCTTCAATGAGTCGACACATGAGGCGCAAACATCCAGAG GTTCTTTCGGTTAGAATTGACGATTtagagcagctcccagaagctacCACCATTGATGCCTCCTCTATTGGGATTGTTCAG CCGGAGTTAACCCTGGAACAGGGAGAGTTACCCGAAGGCAAGCATATGAAAGCTCCTAAACGTGGCCATAAGCGAAAGCAGAAGCCGGGTGAAGAGGAGGAAGTGCAAGTGCCTGAGGACCCTGCCTTCAATGAATACACAGAGAAAGAAGCTGAATTCACAGGGAATGTGGGAGATGAAACCAATTCAGCTGTACAGAGTATTCAGCAG GTGGTGGTGACCCTTGGCGACCCAAACGTCACGGCCCCTTCTAGTTCTGTTGGGTTGACAAATATTACCGTCACCCCGATTACCACGGCAGCTGGAACCCAATTTACCAACCTCCAGCCAGTGGCTGTGGGCCACCTTACTGCTCCTGAACGCCAGTTACAGCTCGACAATTCAATCCTTACTGTGACATTTGATACTGTCAGTGGTTCTGCCATGCTGCACAATCGCCAAAACGATATTCAGATACAGCCACAGCCAGAGGCAGCCAATCCCCAGTCTGTGGCCCATTTTATAAACCTGACAACCCTGGTGAACTCCATTGCTCCTCTAGGGAACCAGATCGCAGAGCAGCATCCGTTGACATGGAGGGCAGTGCCTCAGACCGATGTCCTGCCGCCCCAGTCGCAGCAAACACAACAGCAGTCAGGACAGCAGCAAGTTCAAACAGAGCAGCAACAGCAGATGTACAGCTACTGA